One region of uncultured Sulfurimonas sp. genomic DNA includes:
- the sucC gene encoding ADP-forming succinate--CoA ligase subunit beta produces the protein MNIHEYQAKQIFKKYGVPTPKGIMVESVKDAVTAAEQLGGPIWVVKAQIHAGGRGLGGGVKLAKSLEEVETLSNEILGMTLVTHQTGPEGKLVQKLYIEDGADIQAELYLSVVLDRSSEMPLIMASTEGGMNIEDVAANTPEKIVTIPVDPAIGFQSFHGRELAFGLGLTDKDEQKNIIKFAHKLFKLYMENDAEMIEINPLVKTGKGEFLALDGKMGFDNSALGRQPEIAAMRDITEEDADEREAAQYGLSYVALDGEIGCMVNGAGLAMGTMDTINYMGGTPANFLDVGGSANAETVAKGFEIILKNPKVKAIFVNIFGGIVRCDRIANGIIEATKITDVNVPVIVRLDGTNAPEAAEILKNANIPNLIVGSDLGDGAAKAVAAAKQA, from the coding sequence ATGAATATACATGAATATCAAGCGAAACAGATTTTCAAAAAGTATGGCGTACCTACACCAAAAGGGATAATGGTTGAGAGTGTTAAAGATGCAGTAACTGCTGCTGAGCAATTAGGTGGACCTATTTGGGTTGTTAAAGCTCAAATTCACGCTGGTGGACGTGGTCTAGGTGGTGGTGTAAAGCTTGCTAAATCTTTAGAAGAAGTTGAAACTTTGTCTAATGAAATACTTGGAATGACTTTAGTGACTCACCAAACAGGTCCTGAAGGTAAACTAGTTCAAAAGCTTTACATAGAAGATGGTGCAGATATTCAAGCAGAACTTTATCTTTCTGTAGTTTTAGATCGTTCTTCTGAGATGCCTTTAATTATGGCATCTACTGAGGGTGGTATGAATATTGAAGATGTAGCAGCAAATACACCAGAAAAAATTGTAACTATTCCTGTTGACCCTGCTATTGGTTTTCAAAGTTTTCATGGTCGTGAATTAGCATTTGGTCTTGGTTTAACAGATAAAGATGAGCAAAAGAATATTATTAAATTTGCACATAAACTTTTTAAACTTTATATGGAAAACGATGCTGAAATGATAGAAATAAATCCACTTGTTAAAACAGGTAAGGGTGAATTTTTAGCACTTGATGGAAAGATGGGCTTTGATAATTCTGCTTTAGGTCGCCAGCCAGAAATTGCTGCTATGCGTGACATAACTGAAGAAGATGCTGATGAAAGAGAGGCTGCTCAATATGGTCTTTCTTATGTAGCTCTTGATGGTGAAATAGGTTGTATGGTTAATGGTGCTGGTCTTGCTATGGGTACTATGGACACTATTAACTATATGGGTGGAACTCCTGCAAACTTCCTTGATGTTGGTGGTAGTGCAAATGCTGAAACTGTTGCTAAAGGTTTTGAGATTATTCTTAAAAATCCAAAGGTAAAAGCTATTTTTGTAAATATTTTTGGTGGAATTGTTCGTTGTGATCGTATTGCTAATGGTATTATAGAAGCAACTAAGATTACTGATGTTAATGTCCCTGTTATTGTACGCCTTGATGGAACAAATGCTCCTGAGGCTGCAGAGATTCTTAAAAATGCAAATATTCCTAACTTAATTGTTGGTAGTGATTTGGGTGATGGTGCTGCAAAAGCAGTAGCTGCTGCAAAACAAGCATAG
- a CDS encoding fumarate hydratase: protein MREITYEEIVKNVRDIIVYSASNLPEDALNAMKEAYKNEKSPVSREVLKQLLDNADIASSEARPLCQDTGLAVFFVKIGADVKVIGGLLKDAINEGTEKGYIEGYLRASTCEPFSRANLKDTVGYNLPAIIHLDIVAGDKIDIEYAAKGGGSENVSRARVFPPAAGKQGVIEYVKECISDAGPNPCPPLTVGVGIGGTFEKAVISSKHALFRNIGSINEDPEMAELEDIIKIELNKLGIGTMGMGGTETVLAVHIEANPCHIASLPVSVNVQCHSSRHTHITI from the coding sequence ATAATTGTATATTCTGCTTCAAATTTACCAGAAGATGCTTTAAACGCTATGAAAGAGGCTTATAAGAATGAAAAAAGTCCTGTAAGTAGAGAAGTTCTAAAACAACTTTTGGATAATGCTGATATTGCAAGCAGTGAAGCTCGTCCTCTTTGTCAAGATACTGGGCTTGCTGTATTTTTTGTAAAAATAGGTGCTGATGTTAAAGTTATAGGTGGTCTTTTAAAAGATGCTATTAACGAAGGAACTGAAAAAGGTTATATTGAGGGTTATCTTAGAGCTTCAACTTGTGAGCCTTTTTCTCGCGCAAATTTAAAAGATACAGTTGGTTATAACTTACCGGCTATTATTCATTTAGATATCGTTGCGGGTGATAAAATAGATATAGAATATGCTGCAAAAGGTGGCGGTAGTGAAAATGTTTCTCGTGCAAGAGTATTTCCACCAGCTGCTGGAAAGCAGGGTGTTATAGAGTATGTAAAAGAGTGTATCTCAGATGCTGGGCCAAATCCTTGTCCTCCTCTTACTGTAGGAGTTGGCATTGGTGGTACATTTGAAAAAGCTGTGATTTCTTCTAAGCATGCGTTATTTCGTAACATAGGTTCTATAAATGAAGATCCTGAAATGGCAGAATTAGAAGATATAATAAAAATAGAACTAAATAAACTTGGAATAGGTACTATGGGAATGGGTGGAACAGAGACAGTTTTGGCTGTACACATAGAAGCCAATCCTTGTCATATCGCTTCTTTGCCAGTTTCAGTAAATGTGCAGTGTCATAGTTCAAGACATACACATATCACTATATAA
- a CDS encoding Fe-S-containing hydro-lyase, producing MSKTYHLTTPLSDETVSELHSGDIVYLSGTIYTARDAAHKRLVDLLDEGKELPFDVKGAVIYFVGPTPPKPGDPIGSAGPTTSYRMDSYSPRLIAEGLKGMIGKGKRNKDVTDACQEHKAIYFGATGGAGALLGKQIKSAEIIAYEELGPEAVRKLEVVDFPVTVINDTHGEDLYKIGRAQYEIK from the coding sequence ATGAGTAAAACATATCATTTAACAACTCCACTAAGTGATGAAACTGTTTCAGAGTTACACAGTGGCGATATTGTGTATCTAAGTGGTACTATTTATACAGCTAGAGATGCTGCTCACAAAAGGTTAGTTGATTTACTTGATGAGGGAAAAGAACTTCCTTTTGATGTTAAAGGCGCTGTAATATATTTTGTTGGACCTACACCACCTAAACCGGGTGATCCTATTGGAAGTGCAGGACCTACTACATCTTATCGTATGGATTCTTACTCTCCAAGGCTTATAGCAGAGGGTTTAAAAGGAATGATAGGTAAGGGTAAAAGAAATAAAGATGTTACAGATGCTTGTCAAGAGCATAAAGCTATATATTTTGGTGCAACTGGTGGAGCTGGTGCACTCTTAGGTAAGCAGATTAAAAGTGCAGAAATTATCGCTTATGAAGAGTTAGGTCCAGAAGCTGTAAGAAAATTAGAAGTGGTTGATTTTCCAGTAACCGTAATCAACGATACACATGGTGAAGATTTATATAAAATAGGTCGTGCACAATATGAAATTAAATAG